In a single window of the Vitis vinifera cultivar Pinot Noir 40024 chromosome 6, ASM3070453v1 genome:
- the LOC100259827 gene encoding BEL1-like homeodomain protein 1 has translation MATYFHGSSEIQADGLQTLYLMNPNYIGYSDTQQPSAANMLFLNATPNSLNPTNLPNMSLQNQHFVGIPLPNMGSANSDDQNRSSLHAQPEMSSLQGIVPRFHYNLWGSTDQNPTGNQPQIPTAVAAASSGGAADVTSQLGLRRQVVSPTQQGLSLSLSPHQPTYRSVPGEHDIQVQQQPPVQAISPTSGDDMRVSGGSSSTASAVSNGISGMQSVLLGSKYLKAAQQLLDEVANVGKGIKTDSGEETKEREKVNTISVAASTGEALSGGESSAKRGAELSTAQRQELQMKKAKLVNMLDEVEQRYRQYHQQMQIVVSSFEQAAGQGSAKSYTALALQTISKQFRCLKDAISAQIKATSSSLGEEDCSGGKVEGSRLRFVDHQLRQQRALQQLGMIQHNAWRPQRGLPERAVSVLRAWLFEHFLHPYPKDSDKHMLAKQTGLTRSQVSNWFINARVRLWKPMVEEMYLEEIKDQEHNGSQDNASKSEANKELGSKSTAAQESGATRVDQTNDFQSKQEKSTTQNASPAELSNSTMSTSPMGGSLQVQAGFNLIGSSEIEGMVQRSPKKPRSYDIQSSPSSILSMDMEMKPGGTSREISMKFGSERQAKDGYPLITGAINNGGGFGAYSPIGDIGRFNPEQLAPRFHGNSVSLTLGLPHCENLSLSGSQQSYLSNPNVQLGRRLEMGNGEPDYCGINAAQPSHSNAAYDSINIQNRKRFAAQLLPDFVA, from the exons ATGGCAACGTACTTTCATGGGAGTTCAGAAATCCAAGCTGACGGATTGCAGACACTTTATCTCATGAATCCAAACTACATAGGCTACTCTGACACACAGCAACCTTCTGCAGCCAACATGCTCTTCCTCAACGCTACTCCAAACTCGCTCAATCCTACAAACCTACCAAATATGTCACTGCAAAACCAGCACTTTGTTGGGATCCCACTTCCAAACATGGGATCAGCCAATTCTGATGATCAAAACCGCTCCTCACTGCATGCCCAGCCTGAGATGTCATCTCTACAAGGGATAGTCCCTCGTTTTCACTACAATTTATGGGGCTCAACTGATCAAAATCCCACCGGAAACCAGCCCCAGATTCCAACAGCGGTGGCGGCCGCCAGTTCTGGCGGTGCAGCTGACGTTACATCGCAGTTGGGGTTACGGCGACAAGTTGTTTCACCTACTCAGCAAGGTTTATCGCTGAGCCTTTCGCCTCATCAGCCTACTTACCGGTCAGTTCCCGGGGAGCATGACATTCAGGTGCAGCAACAGCCTCCAGTCCAGGCAATATCGCCCACAAGTGGCGATGATATGCGAGTATCGGGGGGTTCTTCATCGACAGCATCTGCAGTTTCGAATGGAATTTCTGGTATGCAAAGCGTTCTTTTGGGGTCCAAGTACTTGAAGGCTGCACAGCAGCTTCTGGATGAGGTCGCTAACGTTGGGAAGGGAATCAAGACTGATTCCGGCGAAGAAACTAAAGAGAGGGAGAAGGTGAACACTATCTCAGTGGCTGCATCGACCGGAGAAGCCCTGAGTGGAGGCGAAAGTAGTGCCAAACGTGGAGCTGAGCTATCCACAGCACAAAGGCAGGAGCTTCAGATGAAGAAAGCCAAGCTTGTCAACATGCTTGATGag GTGGAGCAAAGGTACAGgcagtaccaccaacaaatgcAAATTGTAGTTTCTTCATTTGAGCAAGCAGCTGGGCAGGGATCAGCAAAATCATACACTGCCTTGGCTTTACAGACCATCTCAAAGCAGTTCAGGTGTCTAAAAGACGCCATTTCTGCACAAATCAAAGCCACAAGCAGCAGCTTAGGTGAAGAAGACTGCTCAGGAGGGAAGGTGGAAGGTTCTAGACTAAGGTTTGTGGATCATCAGCTTCGGCAACAGCGTGCCTTGCAACAGTTGGGAATGATCCAGCACAATGCTTGGAGACCACAGAGAGGACTTCCTGAGAGAGCTGTTTCTGTTCTTCGTGCTTGGCTCTTCGAACACTTCCTTCACCC CTATCCTAAGGATTCCGACAAACACATGCTTGCCAAACAAACGGGGCTTACTCGAAGCCAG GTGTCAAACTGGTTCATAAATGCTCGGGTTCGACTGTGGAAGCCAATGGTTGAAGAAATGTACTTGGAGGAAATAAAGGATCAGGAGCACAATGGTTCCCAAGACAATGCAAGCAAGAGTGAAGCCAACAAGGAGTTGGGTTCAAAATCCACTGCCGCACAAGAGAGTGGTGCAACTAGGGTGGATCAAACAAACGATTTCCAATCCAAACAAGAAAAATCGACCACCCAGAATGCTTCTCCTGCTGAGCTTTCAAATTCCACAATGTCGACATCCCCCATGGGAGGCTCACTTCAAGTCCAAGCTGGCTTCAATCTCATAGGGTCATCTGAGATTGAAGGTATGGTTCAAAGAAGtccaaaaaaaccaagaagCTATGACATTCAGAGTTCACCCAGTAGCATTCTCTCAATGGACATGGAAATGAAACCCGGTGGGACAAGTAGGGAAATTAGCATGAAGTTTGGTAGTGAAAGGCAAGCCAAGGATGGATATCCATTAATAACAGGAGCTATAAATAATGGTGGTGGATTTGGCGCATACTCCCCCATTGGAGACATAGGAAGGTTTAACCCTGAGCAGTTGGCACCCAGATTTCATGGAAATAGTGTTTCCCTCACTCTTGGTCTTCCCCACTGTGAAAACCTCTCTCTGTCAGGAAGCCAACAAAGCTACCTATCCAATCCAAACGTTCAGTTGGGAAGGAGACTTGAAATGGGAAACGGTGAACCGGACTACTGTGGGATCAATGCTGCACAACCTTCTCATTCCAACGCTGCTTACGACAGCATCAACATTCAAAACAGAAAGAGGTTTGCTGCTCAGTTGCTACCAGATTTTGTGGCCTGA